Proteins from a genomic interval of Benincasa hispida cultivar B227 chromosome 7, ASM972705v1, whole genome shotgun sequence:
- the LOC120082174 gene encoding uncharacterized protein LOC120082174: MASINRSPILIFILLQLFLSQTLARKPHLIDFRSPNLYPEGLVWDNSAQHFVVGSLHHRTLVSVSDAGVAETLIHDPTLPENVSILGLAIDSVNNRLLAAVHAAPPLPEFNALAAYDLRSRRRISLTSLPSNGTSSRRPVANAVAVDFKGNAFVTNSAGNFIWRVDKGGSASIFSKSASYNSYPATPNEVYSSSGLNGAVYVSKGYLLVVQSNTGKMYKVDADDGTARLVLLNKELKGADGIAARRDGVVLVVCYRKLWFLKSEDSWGEGVVYDEIDLDEEKFATAVTVGNEGRVYVLNGYVNEGLNGNLGREMFGIEEMRSTKESEEERVWIYLLIGFGLAYFLFWRFQMKQLIGNMDKKTT, translated from the coding sequence ATGGCGTCGATTAATCGTTCTCCAATTCTCATCTTCATCCTTCTCCAATTGTTCCTCTCCCAAACCCTAGCTCGAAAGCCCCACCTTATCGATTTCCGATCCCCAAATCTCTACCCGGAAGGCCTCGTATGGGATAATTCCGCCCAGCATTTCGTCGTCGGCTCACTCCACCACCGCACTCTCGTCTCTGTCTCCGACGCCGGCGTCGCCGAAACCCTAATCCACGATCCCACCCTCCCCGAAAACGTCTCGATCTTAGGCCTTGCCATTGATTCAGTCAACAATCGCCTCCTAGCCGCCGTCCACGCCGCCCCACCTCTCCCGGAATTCAACGCCCTCGCCGCTTACGACCTCCGATCCCGCCGTCGCATCTCCCTTACTTCTCTCCCTTCCAATGGAACCTCCAGTCGACGCCCCGTCGCGAACGCCGTCGCGGTCGACTTCAAGGGTAACGCCTTCGTTACGAACTCCGCCGGAAACTTCATCTGGAGGGTCGATAAAGGCGGATCGGCGTCGATCTTCTCAAAATCAGCGAGTTACAATTCTTATCCCGCAACTCCGAACGAAGTCTACTCGTCGTCAGGGCTAAACGGTGCCGTTTATGTGAGCAAAGGGTACCTTCTGGTGGTGCAATCAAACACCGGAAAGATGTATAAAGTCGACGCCGACGACGGCACGGCGAGGCTGGTTTTGCTGAACAAAGAACTGAAAGGGGCGGACGGGATAGCGGCGAGGAGAGACGGCGTCGTTTTGGTTGTCTGTTACAGAAAGCTGTGGTTCTTGAAGAGTGAGGATAGTTGGGGGGAGGGGGTGGTTTATGACGAAATTGACCTTGATGAAGAAAAGTTTGCTACCGCTGTAACTGTGGGGAATGAGGGGAGAGTGTATGTGTTGAATGGGTATGTGAATGAGGGGTTAAATGGTAATTTGGGGAGGGAGATGTTTGGGATTGAGGAAATGAGGTCTACCAAAGAGAGTGAAGAAGAAAGAGTTTGGATATATCTATTGATTGGCTTTGGATTggcttattttttgttttggagATTTCAAATGAAGCAACTCATAGGCAATATGGATAAGAAAACTACttga